One Methylohalobius crimeensis 10Ki DNA segment encodes these proteins:
- a CDS encoding DUF3047 domain-containing protein, translated as MQRGYDRIIFHLLAALLLTPALQADEIVKAGRFSEGSLSGWKSKAFAGETAYRLKDLGGKTVLLAESDASASGLFRQMQVDLTRTPYLNWCWQVIEPLPPLPERSKPGDDYAARIYLVKKGGLFFWKTKALNYVWSSGQARASMWPNAFAGDNVMMLAVRSRGDQGWHCEKRDLRTDWRRAFGEATDRIDAVALMTDSDNSKQQTAAYYGDIWFSSH; from the coding sequence ATGCAAAGAGGATACGATCGAATCATTTTTCATTTGCTTGCCGCGCTTCTCCTGACGCCTGCCCTTCAAGCCGATGAAATCGTCAAGGCGGGACGCTTCTCCGAAGGGAGCCTGAGCGGCTGGAAATCCAAGGCGTTTGCCGGCGAAACCGCCTATCGGCTGAAGGACTTGGGCGGCAAGACGGTGCTGCTCGCCGAGAGTGATGCGAGCGCTTCGGGCCTGTTTCGGCAAATGCAAGTCGACCTGACCCGAACGCCCTATCTGAACTGGTGCTGGCAAGTGATCGAACCGCTTCCCCCCTTGCCCGAAAGAAGCAAACCGGGAGACGACTACGCCGCCCGCATTTATCTGGTCAAAAAAGGGGGCCTTTTTTTCTGGAAGACGAAAGCGCTCAATTATGTCTGGTCCTCGGGGCAAGCCCGCGCATCCATGTGGCCCAATGCCTTTGCCGGCGACAATGTGATGATGCTGGCGGTGCGCAGCCGCGGCGATCAGGGATGGCATTGCGAGAAGCGCGATCTTCGCACCGACTGGCGGCGCGCCTTCGGCGAGGCAACCGATCGCATTGACGCCGTCGCCTTGATGACCGACAGTGACAATAGCAAGCAACAAACGGCAGCTTATTATGGCGATATCTGGTTTTCCTCCCATTGA
- the arsS gene encoding arsenosugar biosynthesis radical SAM (seleno)protein ArsS (Some members of this family are selenoproteins.): MAISGFPPIEIAPATDFPALTRDRLETLQVNLGYLCNQSCTHCHVAAGPKRTENMDRPTVETVLAFLARGRISVLDLTGGAPEMNPHFRYLVESARKLGVHVIDRCNLTILEEPGYEDMARFLAENRVEITASLPCYLEDNVDRQRGRGVFRASIAALKSLNRLGYGTGSRLKLNLVFNPQGPVLPPPQKELEAAYKQHLREQFDIGFDRLYTLANLPIQRFAHTLAREGRLDEYLALLRAHFDRANLEAVMCRSTLSVDWQGYVYDCDFNQMLHLPQGGGRKHLRDLDPNTFTGAPIAVADHCYGCTAGQGSSCRGALNTPSPSRRGQG; encoded by the coding sequence ATGGCGATATCTGGTTTTCCTCCCATTGAAATCGCGCCGGCGACGGATTTTCCGGCCCTCACCCGCGACCGCCTGGAAACGCTTCAGGTCAATCTGGGCTACCTGTGCAATCAGTCCTGCACCCATTGCCACGTCGCCGCCGGCCCCAAGCGCACGGAAAATATGGACCGGCCCACCGTGGAGACGGTACTGGCGTTTCTCGCCCGCGGCCGGATTTCGGTGCTCGACTTGACCGGCGGCGCGCCGGAAATGAACCCCCACTTCCGCTATCTGGTGGAATCGGCCCGGAAATTGGGCGTTCACGTAATCGACCGCTGCAATCTCACCATTTTGGAGGAACCCGGCTACGAGGACATGGCCCGCTTCCTCGCCGAAAACCGGGTGGAAATTACCGCATCGCTGCCTTGCTACCTGGAAGACAACGTGGACCGACAGCGCGGCAGGGGCGTGTTCCGAGCCAGCATCGCCGCGCTCAAATCCCTCAACCGCCTGGGTTACGGCACCGGCTCCCGGCTGAAGCTCAATCTGGTCTTCAATCCTCAGGGACCGGTATTGCCTCCGCCGCAGAAGGAATTGGAGGCGGCCTATAAACAACACCTCCGGGAACAATTCGACATCGGCTTCGACCGACTCTACACCCTCGCCAACCTGCCCATCCAGCGCTTTGCCCACACCCTGGCCCGGGAAGGTCGGCTGGACGAATACCTGGCCTTATTGCGCGCGCACTTCGACCGCGCCAACTTGGAGGCGGTCATGTGCCGCTCGACCCTCAGCGTGGACTGGCAAGGTTACGTCTACGACTGCGACTTCAACCAAATGCTGCACCTCCCCCAAGGGGGCGGCAGGAAACATTTGCGCGACCTGGATCCCAATACCTTCACCGGCGCTCCCATCGCCGTGGCCGATCATTGTTATGGCTGCACCGCCGGCCAAGGCAGCAGTTGCCGCGGGGCACTCAATACCCCCTCTCCCTCTAGGAGAGGGCAGGGGTGA
- a CDS encoding VOC family protein: MLKFHLHHASILVSDTQKSLEFYCGVLGMTQTERPDLPFPGAWLQIAEHQQIHLLELPSPDSTSGRPEHGGRDRHFALIVPDLEAIRRRLDDAGIFYSMSKSGRRALFCRDPDANAVEFIEVGVLPGTETLFD; the protein is encoded by the coding sequence ATGCTCAAATTTCACCTACACCACGCCAGTATCCTCGTTTCCGACACTCAAAAGTCGCTTGAATTTTACTGCGGCGTGTTGGGGATGACCCAAACCGAGCGCCCCGATCTGCCGTTCCCCGGTGCGTGGCTTCAGATCGCCGAGCACCAGCAGATCCATCTCCTGGAGCTTCCCAGCCCCGATTCGACCTCCGGGCGGCCCGAGCACGGCGGCCGCGACCGCCATTTTGCGCTGATCGTGCCCGATTTGGAGGCGATTCGCCGACGGCTGGACGACGCGGGTATCTTTTATTCCATGAGCAAGTCGGGACGCCGGGCCTTATTCTGCCGCGATCCCGATGCCAACGCGGTGGAATTCATCGAGGTGGGCGTCCTGCCGGGTACGGAAACCTTGTTTGATTGA
- a CDS encoding nitroreductase family protein has product MATEKGVNEKSLSFLFDYHQRTKHHFHRTAPGPGFLDWATQPEPFRFYHGAPLHRFTRRESDARETPGYDALYKGLSAEPVNAETIADLFYHSFALSAWKEIPGARWALRCNPSSGNLHPTEVYLLTGAVEGLNQVSTLYHYQPYQHGLEIRGELPDLDWPDLIAPLPESTFLIGFTSIYWRESWKYGERALRYCLLDLGHALATLAYGAAVLGWRCALLPVVGSKKLAPLLGVDGQNGPEAEHADCLAAVFPGGEVPWSAVAQWRLEERTVREINRAVRSDPPNRLSSSHRPWPIIEKAAGAMACERIEIIFPGGEERHPQPPPVDTLARSVGARWLIRQRRSVQMMDATSTMARVDFIRLMARLGRGGLPVASLAREPAVHLGFYVHRVEGMTPGLYFLARSTGGLDLFRRTTTEAWRWRKVDGFPDDLSFYWLREGDAREVAKAVSCHQGIASGGAFAVSMLAEFEPRLEESVWEYARLHMEAGALGQLLYLESEAAGLCGTGIGCFFDDPVHELFGLPDRTFQVIYHFTAGGGLEDQRLSSLEAYHHL; this is encoded by the coding sequence ATGGCGACTGAAAAGGGTGTCAACGAAAAATCTCTATCTTTTCTGTTCGATTACCATCAGCGTACTAAGCATCATTTCCACCGGACCGCCCCCGGCCCGGGTTTCCTGGATTGGGCGACCCAGCCCGAGCCGTTCCGATTTTATCACGGCGCTCCGCTACACCGTTTCACCCGCCGCGAATCGGATGCTCGGGAAACACCCGGTTACGATGCCCTCTATAAAGGCTTGTCTGCCGAGCCGGTCAACGCGGAAACGATCGCCGATTTGTTTTATCACAGCTTTGCGCTATCCGCCTGGAAAGAGATTCCGGGGGCGCGCTGGGCATTGCGGTGTAATCCCTCCAGTGGGAACCTTCATCCCACCGAAGTCTATCTTTTGACCGGCGCCGTCGAGGGTCTCAACCAAGTGTCGACCCTGTATCATTACCAACCCTACCAGCACGGTCTGGAGATACGCGGCGAGTTACCCGATTTAGACTGGCCGGATCTTATCGCGCCATTGCCGGAATCCACTTTTCTGATCGGTTTTACTTCCATCTATTGGCGCGAGAGCTGGAAATACGGAGAACGGGCGCTGCGGTATTGCTTATTGGATCTGGGGCATGCCCTGGCGACGCTTGCCTACGGCGCCGCCGTTCTGGGCTGGCGCTGCGCGCTTTTGCCGGTGGTGGGGTCGAAAAAACTGGCCCCGCTTTTGGGCGTCGATGGCCAAAACGGGCCGGAAGCCGAACATGCCGATTGTCTGGCGGCGGTGTTTCCCGGCGGCGAGGTGCCCTGGTCGGCAGTGGCCCAATGGCGATTGGAGGAAAGGACGGTCCGGGAGATCAACCGCGCCGTTCGTTCGGATCCCCCCAACCGTCTCAGTTCCTCCCATCGGCCCTGGCCGATCATAGAAAAGGCCGCCGGGGCGATGGCTTGCGAGCGCATAGAAATTATTTTCCCGGGTGGTGAAGAAAGACATCCCCAGCCACCGCCGGTGGACACGCTGGCGCGTTCGGTCGGCGCCCGCTGGTTGATTCGGCAACGCCGCAGCGTGCAGATGATGGACGCCACCTCGACGATGGCGCGCGTCGATTTCATCCGGCTGATGGCGCGGCTGGGCCGGGGCGGTTTGCCCGTGGCGTCCTTGGCACGGGAACCCGCCGTCCATTTGGGATTTTACGTGCACCGGGTGGAAGGCATGACCCCGGGGCTCTATTTCCTGGCCCGTTCCACCGGCGGATTGGATCTGTTTCGCAGGACCACGACGGAGGCGTGGCGATGGCGGAAGGTGGACGGTTTTCCAGACGATTTGTCGTTCTACTGGCTCCGGGAAGGGGATGCCCGTGAGGTGGCCAAAGCGGTCAGTTGCCATCAAGGTATTGCTTCCGGCGGGGCGTTCGCGGTCTCCATGCTGGCCGAGTTTGAACCGCGCCTGGAGGAGTCGGTGTGGGAATACGCACGGCTTCACATGGAAGCCGGGGCATTGGGGCAATTATTGTATTTGGAATCCGAGGCGGCAGGTTTGTGCGGTACCGGGATCGGTTGCTTCTTCGACGATCCGGTCCACGAACTTTTCGGTTTGCCGGACCGGACCTTCCAGGTGATCTATCACTTTACCGCCGGCGGCGGGTTGGAAGATCAACGTCTGAGCAGTTTGGAGGCTTATCATCACTTGTAA
- a CDS encoding transcriptional repressor, whose translation MTKPGHNHDHCIHKALGTAERLCRERGVRLTPLRRRVLELIWQDHRAVKAYDLLDRLKPLEQTAKPATVYRALEFLIAQGLIHRVESLNAFIGCRCSELSHEVLLLICRQCGEVEELPAPEVMDALNREIQRAGFSPEHKSVEIVGLCAHCARHPAD comes from the coding sequence ATGACGAAACCTGGACACAACCACGACCATTGTATTCATAAAGCCCTGGGAACGGCAGAGCGGCTTTGCCGAGAGCGCGGCGTACGTTTGACGCCCCTGCGCCGGCGGGTCTTGGAGCTGATTTGGCAAGACCATCGTGCGGTCAAGGCGTACGACTTGCTCGACCGCCTCAAACCTTTGGAGCAGACCGCCAAACCGGCGACCGTCTATCGGGCTTTGGAGTTCCTCATCGCCCAAGGACTGATCCATCGGGTGGAAAGTCTCAACGCCTTTATCGGCTGCCGCTGCAGCGAGCTTTCCCACGAAGTGTTATTACTCATCTGCCGCCAGTGCGGCGAGGTGGAAGAACTTCCCGCCCCCGAAGTAATGGACGCCTTGAACCGAGAAATCCAACGAGCGGGATTTTCTCCCGAACACAAGTCGGTGGAAATCGTGGGGCTGTGTGCCCATTGCGCCCGGCACCCGGCCGATTGA
- a CDS encoding TonB-dependent receptor — MSPHKFLPLLLVSSTSFAHQPSVELTPLTVTAAPEQGSGRTVLNKEAFQRQLRRTLGETLEQLPGFNNQSFGPGVGLPVIRGQSGPRVRILQNSLGVNDLSSISPDHAIGLEPLFADRIEVLHGPATLRYGSGIVGGLVNVLDNRIPENLPDRAVEGAGEYRYDSPSDEHAGSARLDAGWGPFAFHLEGLRRTHGDLDTGSGVLDGTDGDAISGSAGISWVGEAGFIGASINRLENTYGVPTFPHHHDEAHDEPHHEEDDHAGEKIYIDLKQTRHDLRAALYAPFPWAEEVRLGFGHTDYRHVEIEGDERGTLWTRQAYESRLELTHAPIGPVTGSVGFQSRHGDLAAIGEEAIVPRTDTENYALFINERLQQGPFLYELGARVEHQRTDAENRRLRRDLPVSGAASVTWQGNDHHRLSLAFTSTQRAPQVQELYAFGVHHASQSFEVGNPNLDREHSHQLELGYRFESSLVIAEINLFHYWIDDYIFFRNSGRIDAESELPIFNATQQNAIFKGFDAQLHFPLLATRQGDLDLILFGDYTRGRLSGGGDVPRMPPLRYGFEFKFHRDEGNAFLRLTRAEAQDHPGRLEAPTPSYVVLNIGGEYRIPTGDRTQVTVFAQGTNLLNQTVRNATSFLRTIAPEPGRGAQAGIRIGF, encoded by the coding sequence ATGTCCCCTCATAAGTTTCTTCCCCTGCTACTCGTATCCAGCACAAGCTTCGCCCACCAACCCAGCGTCGAACTCACCCCCTTGACGGTCACCGCCGCCCCCGAACAAGGAAGCGGACGCACGGTGCTGAACAAGGAAGCTTTCCAGCGTCAACTGCGTCGTACCCTGGGAGAAACCCTGGAGCAACTGCCCGGCTTCAATAATCAATCCTTCGGTCCCGGGGTGGGCTTGCCGGTGATTCGCGGCCAAAGCGGGCCTCGGGTGCGCATTCTGCAGAATTCCCTCGGGGTCAACGATCTCTCCTCGATCAGCCCCGATCACGCCATCGGCCTGGAACCGCTTTTCGCCGATCGGATCGAAGTCTTGCACGGCCCGGCCACCCTGCGCTATGGCAGCGGCATCGTCGGGGGATTGGTCAACGTCTTGGATAATCGCATCCCCGAAAACCTTCCTGACCGGGCGGTGGAAGGCGCCGGCGAGTACCGTTACGACTCCCCTTCCGACGAACACGCCGGTTCCGCCCGTTTGGACGCAGGCTGGGGGCCTTTCGCCTTCCATCTGGAGGGACTCCGCCGGACCCACGGCGATCTGGATACCGGCAGCGGTGTCTTGGATGGGACCGACGGCGATGCGATCAGCGGCAGCGCGGGCATTTCCTGGGTCGGCGAGGCGGGCTTCATCGGCGCCTCGATCAACCGTTTGGAGAATACCTACGGGGTTCCCACTTTTCCCCATCATCACGATGAGGCCCACGACGAGCCGCATCACGAAGAAGATGATCACGCCGGCGAAAAGATTTACATTGACCTCAAGCAGACCCGCCACGATCTTCGCGCCGCCCTGTACGCCCCCTTTCCCTGGGCGGAGGAAGTGCGTCTCGGCTTCGGCCATACCGACTATCGCCACGTGGAAATCGAAGGCGATGAGCGCGGCACCCTTTGGACGCGACAAGCCTATGAAAGCCGCCTGGAACTGACCCACGCCCCCATCGGACCGGTAACCGGCAGCGTCGGCTTCCAGTCCCGCCACGGCGACTTGGCCGCGATCGGCGAGGAAGCCATCGTTCCGCGCACCGATACCGAAAATTATGCCCTATTCATCAATGAACGCTTACAGCAAGGACCGTTTCTCTATGAATTGGGCGCGCGGGTGGAACACCAGCGAACCGACGCCGAAAACCGCCGATTACGCCGCGATCTTCCCGTCAGCGGGGCGGCCAGCGTCACCTGGCAGGGCAACGATCACCACCGCCTCTCCCTGGCTTTCACTTCGACCCAACGCGCGCCCCAAGTGCAGGAACTGTATGCCTTCGGCGTCCACCACGCCTCCCAAAGCTTCGAGGTGGGCAACCCGAATCTGGATAGGGAGCATTCCCACCAACTGGAACTGGGCTACCGCTTCGAAAGCAGCCTGGTCATCGCGGAAATCAATCTGTTTCACTACTGGATCGACGACTATATCTTTTTCCGCAACAGCGGCCGGATCGACGCGGAATCGGAATTGCCCATTTTTAACGCCACCCAACAGAACGCCATATTCAAAGGCTTCGACGCCCAGCTTCACTTCCCCTTACTGGCCACCCGCCAGGGCGACTTGGATCTGATCCTCTTCGGCGACTACACCCGCGGCCGGCTGTCCGGGGGTGGGGACGTCCCGAGGATGCCGCCGTTGCGCTACGGGTTCGAGTTCAAATTCCACCGCGACGAAGGCAACGCCTTTCTCCGCCTGACCCGCGCCGAAGCCCAGGATCACCCCGGCCGCCTGGAAGCCCCCACCCCGAGCTATGTGGTCTTGAATATCGGCGGCGAATACCGCATCCCCACGGGGGATCGAACGCAAGTGACGGTATTTGCCCAAGGCACCAATCTGTTGAACCAAACCGTGCGTAATGCCACTTCCTTTCTCCGCACCATCGCCCCGGAACCGGGACGCGGCGCGCAGGCGGGAATCCGGATCGGGTTTTGA
- a CDS encoding class I SAM-dependent methyltransferase, translated as MHKLETEKLFAGVIGEQYEMLKVICPEAARLSQLVGKYVGQAELPCQDAPQALELGCGTGITTLALLSERPDLKLTSLDNEPTMLRQARENLAPWLDRGTLALLETDALSGLKATASDSLDVIASAYTIHNFLDDYRSEVLAEISRVLKPGGLFVNGDRYALDDSREHTAMIQEEVKLYFQRVAPLERYDLLEHWIVHLFSDESPDHVMRIGPALAKMEDLGFEAIQVHHRQAVNAMVTARKGDST; from the coding sequence ATGCACAAGCTTGAAACCGAAAAGCTTTTCGCCGGCGTGATCGGCGAGCAATATGAAATGCTGAAAGTCATTTGCCCCGAAGCGGCCCGATTGAGCCAGCTGGTGGGGAAATATGTAGGACAGGCCGAGTTGCCCTGTCAAGATGCGCCGCAAGCTTTGGAGTTGGGATGCGGAACGGGGATTACCACCCTGGCGCTGCTTTCGGAGCGTCCCGATCTGAAATTGACCTCGCTCGACAACGAGCCGACCATGCTGCGCCAAGCGCGGGAGAATTTGGCGCCTTGGTTGGATCGGGGCACCCTCGCCTTGCTCGAAACCGATGCCTTGTCGGGGCTTAAAGCGACCGCCTCGGACAGTCTGGACGTGATCGCGTCGGCCTACACCATCCACAACTTTTTGGACGACTATCGCAGCGAGGTGCTGGCGGAAATCAGCCGGGTGCTCAAGCCGGGCGGTCTATTCGTCAACGGCGATCGCTATGCCTTGGACGACAGCCGCGAGCACACCGCCATGATCCAGGAGGAAGTGAAGCTTTATTTTCAGCGCGTGGCACCGCTGGAACGCTACGATTTGCTCGAGCACTGGATCGTCCACCTGTTCAGCGACGAATCTCCGGACCACGTGATGCGTATCGGCCCGGCTTTGGCGAAAATGGAAGATTTGGGTTTCGAAGCGATTCAAGTCCATCACCGGCAGGCGGTCAACGCCATGGTCACCGCCAGAAAGGGCGATAGCACCTGA
- a CDS encoding methyltransferase domain-containing protein yields MSVETHVLNRYAEGARNREAELCCPVDYDRELLTLLPREIIDKDYGCGDPSRYVRPGDTVLDLGSGSGKICYMAAQLVGANGRVIGVDMNDAMLDLARKYQAEMAEKLGGDRVRFAKGLIQDLALDVEGLDRYLREHPIHSHEDLLALKAWQTRQKKERPLIPDASVDLVISNCVLNLVDDGDKRQLFREIFRAVKPGGRIAISDIVCDEPVPDALKQDPKLWSGCISGALQEHEFLEEFAQAGFIAVKLDKWGNEPWQVVEGIEFRTVTVTAVKPEGETCIDYGHAVIYKGPFDKVYDEEGHVFCRGQRMAVCERTFRMLTEGPYREDFIGIAPAQIGEGKPWCAPAGTVRSPAETKGGASSGGNSESCCC; encoded by the coding sequence ATGAGTGTCGAAACCCATGTTTTGAACCGCTATGCCGAAGGCGCCCGCAACCGCGAGGCCGAGCTTTGTTGTCCGGTGGACTACGACCGCGAGCTGTTAACGCTATTGCCCCGGGAAATCATCGACAAGGACTACGGCTGCGGCGATCCCTCCCGCTATGTCCGGCCGGGGGACACCGTTCTGGACCTGGGCTCGGGCTCGGGCAAAATCTGCTACATGGCGGCGCAACTGGTGGGGGCGAACGGCCGGGTGATCGGGGTGGATATGAACGATGCCATGCTCGATCTGGCGCGCAAATACCAGGCCGAAATGGCCGAAAAACTGGGCGGCGATCGGGTCCGCTTCGCCAAGGGGCTGATCCAGGATCTGGCGCTGGACGTGGAAGGTCTCGATCGTTATTTGCGCGAACATCCGATCCATAGCCACGAGGATCTGCTCGCCCTCAAAGCGTGGCAGACGCGGCAGAAAAAGGAGCGCCCGCTGATCCCCGACGCGTCGGTGGATCTGGTGATCTCCAACTGCGTCCTCAACTTGGTGGACGACGGCGACAAACGGCAATTGTTCCGGGAAATCTTCCGGGCGGTCAAGCCGGGCGGGCGAATCGCCATTTCCGACATCGTCTGCGACGAGCCGGTCCCCGATGCGCTGAAGCAAGATCCCAAGCTTTGGAGCGGCTGCATTTCGGGCGCCCTGCAGGAACACGAATTTTTGGAGGAATTCGCCCAGGCCGGTTTCATCGCGGTCAAGCTGGACAAATGGGGGAACGAGCCGTGGCAGGTGGTGGAAGGCATCGAGTTCCGCACCGTCACCGTGACCGCGGTCAAGCCGGAAGGCGAGACATGCATCGACTACGGCCACGCGGTGATCTACAAGGGGCCATTCGACAAGGTCTACGACGAGGAAGGACACGTTTTCTGCCGCGGTCAGCGCATGGCGGTGTGCGAACGGACTTTCCGCATGCTCACCGAGGGACCCTACCGCGAGGATTTCATCGGCATCGCCCCGGCTCAGATCGGCGAAGGCAAACCCTGGTGCGCCCCGGCCGGCACGGTGCGCTCACCGGCCGAGACCAAGGGCGGGGCCAGCTCGGGAGGAAACTCGGAAAGCTGTTGCTGCTGA
- a CDS encoding TIGR04283 family arsenosugar biosynthesis glycosyltransferase — MKPFSIIVPTFREAAKIEAHLRTLQTLRSQAEILVVDGGSDDDTAKLARPWADRVMTAPRGRGGQLNAGARAARGEALLFLHADTRLPDGALNEIHRALADNRRWGRFDVALDGRAPLLRLVAAMMNLRSRLTGIATGDQAIFVTQEAFGRVGGLPVQPLMEDIELCRRLKNLGPPACLKAKVVTSARRWEQFGVIRTILLMWWLRLRYFLGTDPNRLARLYREGRFG, encoded by the coding sequence GTGAAGCCGTTTTCCATTATTGTGCCGACTTTCCGGGAAGCAGCGAAAATCGAAGCCCACCTGCGGACGCTGCAAACTCTGCGTTCGCAGGCGGAAATCCTGGTGGTGGACGGAGGCAGCGACGACGACACCGCCAAACTGGCCCGCCCCTGGGCGGATCGGGTCATGACCGCCCCGCGCGGCCGCGGCGGGCAACTCAATGCCGGCGCCCGGGCCGCACGGGGGGAAGCCCTGCTATTCCTGCACGCCGACACCCGACTCCCGGACGGCGCGTTGAACGAGATTCACCGAGCATTGGCCGACAATCGCCGATGGGGCCGATTCGACGTAGCGCTCGACGGCCGCGCGCCCCTGCTTCGGCTGGTGGCGGCGATGATGAACCTGCGTTCGCGCTTGACCGGCATCGCCACCGGCGATCAGGCGATTTTCGTCACTCAAGAAGCATTTGGGCGGGTGGGCGGATTGCCGGTGCAACCTCTGATGGAAGACATCGAACTGTGCCGTCGCCTGAAAAACCTGGGACCGCCCGCATGCCTGAAGGCCAAGGTCGTCACCTCGGCGCGGCGCTGGGAACAATTCGGGGTGATCCGGACCATCTTGCTGATGTGGTGGCTGAGGCTGCGGTATTTCCTCGGCACCGACCCGAATCGGCTGGCCCGGTTGTATCGAGAAGGGCGATTCGGGTGA
- a CDS encoding TIGR04282 family arsenosugar biosynthesis glycosyltransferase: MSSNYVYPDAAILIFCKAPVPGKVKTRLLATLTPAQAAAVHARLSRTLVTRLISARLAPVYLYCHPDTRHPFFGALKRRYGVRLEKQQGADLGDRMARAFRDRLSVSRAALIVGCDCPSLTPADFRAALTMLSQNTDVVLGPAEDGGYVLIGLPRPQPELFREMAWGKETVLADTRRRIRDLNLKAWELPLQWDLDRPRDLRRWQSECRGASGRTR, from the coding sequence GTGAGCTCGAACTACGTCTATCCCGACGCCGCCATTTTGATATTCTGCAAAGCCCCGGTGCCGGGGAAGGTCAAGACACGCTTACTGGCAACGTTGACCCCGGCGCAGGCCGCCGCGGTTCACGCCCGCCTGAGCCGTACCCTGGTGACGCGTCTCATTTCCGCCCGGTTGGCCCCGGTTTATCTGTATTGCCACCCGGATACCCGTCATCCCTTTTTCGGCGCCCTCAAGCGGCGCTACGGCGTTCGGCTCGAGAAGCAGCAAGGCGCCGATTTGGGCGATCGCATGGCGCGGGCGTTTCGAGACCGCCTAAGCGTTTCTCGAGCCGCATTGATTGTGGGCTGCGACTGCCCTTCCCTCACCCCGGCCGATTTTCGGGCGGCGCTCACCATGCTGAGCCAAAACACGGATGTCGTGTTAGGGCCGGCCGAAGACGGCGGTTACGTCCTGATCGGCCTGCCTCGACCGCAGCCCGAATTATTTCGAGAGATGGCATGGGGAAAGGAGACGGTTCTGGCGGATACCCGCCGCCGTATCCGAGATCTCAATTTAAAAGCTTGGGAACTCCCCCTCCAATGGGATCTGGACCGGCCTCGAGATCTTCGACGGTGGCAATCCGAATGCCGTGGTGCGTCGGGCAGGACGCGCTGA
- a CDS encoding protein YgfX, producing the protein MKHSGGEGLNLWFQASRWQRLFLSVGHGLALMTVWLSALPMPAPLLLSAVLFVSIGFGWRKGRRPPLRQLHYDGETWTLVSPGHQVREGRLLGSTWCSRWLTLLHFRLSGGRFRAVPVWRDSLTDEDYRRLQVVLHWQADVS; encoded by the coding sequence TTGAAGCATTCCGGCGGGGAAGGGCTGAATCTTTGGTTTCAGGCGTCTCGATGGCAACGCCTGTTTCTCTCGGTCGGTCACGGCTTGGCACTGATGACGGTTTGGCTGAGCGCCTTGCCGATGCCCGCGCCCCTGCTGCTCTCTGCGGTGTTGTTTGTCAGCATTGGTTTTGGTTGGCGCAAGGGGCGACGGCCGCCGCTGAGACAGTTGCACTACGACGGGGAGACTTGGACTTTGGTGAGTCCCGGTCATCAAGTCCGGGAAGGGCGCTTGTTGGGCTCCACCTGGTGCAGCCGTTGGCTGACCCTGCTTCATTTTCGCCTCAGCGGCGGGCGCTTTCGGGCGGTTCCCGTCTGGCGCGACAGTCTTACGGACGAGGACTATCGGCGTTTGCAAGTGGTGCTGCATTGGCAGGCGGATGTTTCCTAA
- a CDS encoding FAD assembly factor SdhE, with the protein MSSAERNKLRWRCRRGMKELDVMLARYLTRGYPQADEAERLAFTRLLEASDPELAAWLIYRHPCPDSQLALAVAAVCACEG; encoded by the coding sequence GTGAGCAGCGCCGAGCGGAATAAGTTGCGCTGGCGTTGCCGGCGCGGCATGAAAGAACTGGATGTGATGTTGGCGCGTTACTTGACACGGGGTTATCCTCAAGCCGACGAGGCCGAGCGGCTGGCCTTCACTCGTCTGCTGGAGGCGTCCGATCCGGAGCTTGCCGCCTGGTTGATATACCGCCATCCCTGTCCCGATTCCCAATTGGCGCTTGCCGTTGCCGCTGTCTGCGCCTGCGAGGGGTGA
- a CDS encoding anti-sigma factor family protein, protein MLSCKQAVELSSKAQDKPLSWRERMALWFHLRLCQICRRYTRQLRLLRRVSASLRPEDCLSDTALSAEARRRIEERLHREQRRAE, encoded by the coding sequence ATGTTGTCGTGCAAGCAGGCGGTGGAATTGTCTTCCAAAGCCCAGGACAAACCTTTGAGTTGGCGGGAGCGAATGGCGCTGTGGTTTCATTTGCGGTTGTGCCAAATTTGTCGTCGTTACACGAGGCAATTGCGTTTGTTGAGGCGAGTGAGTGCCTCCCTCCGTCCGGAGGATTGCTTGAGCGATACCGCCTTGTCCGCGGAAGCCCGCCGCCGGATTGAAGAGCGATTGCACCGTGAGCAGCGCCGAGCGGAATAA